In a genomic window of Cydia fagiglandana chromosome 8, ilCydFagi1.1, whole genome shotgun sequence:
- the LOC134666536 gene encoding uncharacterized protein LOC134666536 isoform X2: protein MALCVCKCLNVTLGSDKVEDNVDIKKLELSPTEQRDIFFSEKLLSTPLNSLKSQVVQPALVCQRGVGRWTLHSCLACGQVTHAVSQDRPSTVLIPKATQTTQEKINNLKKTSNFSPVFNLLVPEVTSLDMKENVDTNNIVSDKKGWQPAQQAIGTLSKQLTQTLQSQLEAIEETVRQFRDQKYAEFEAYKDRAQRDHKILASIVSKTRDSLNGDGFRVDTSLDNGPPSPQLPPLQRRRLSSFKDAKKTSQNIVKHNRELPPEEDSLDAEDIFDIEGMDSHNHMISDQDDYDDSDVDVSNDEGIHIGRGRGAANLDLARSLPINVPVFPGERAPREPDTDEEPHDIAASIKALARSVHGDVFELPRPRFSTQI from the exons ATGGCTCTCTGTGTTTGTAAATGCCTAAATGTAACATTAGGAAGTGATAAAGTAGAAGATAATGTAGATATAAAAAAATTGGAGTTATCACCCACGGAACAAAGGGATATTTTTTTCAGTGAG aaaTTGCTTTCAACGCCATTGAATTCCCTGAAGAGTCAAGTGGTACAACCAGCCCTGGTGTGCCAGCGAGGCGTGGGCCGTTGGACGCTGCACTCCTGCCTGGCCTGCGGGCAGGTCACGCACGCCGTCTCACAGGACAGGCCTAGTACTGTTCTCATTCCCAAAGCCACACAA ACCACACAAGAGAAAATAAATAATCTTAAGAAGACAAGCAATTTTTCACCAGTTTTTAACTTACTTGTGCCAGAAGTAACAAGTTTAGACATGAAAGAGAATGTGGACACAAACAATATAGTTAGTGATAAGAAAGGCTGGCAGCCGGCACAGCAGGCCATCGGCACGCTGAGCAAGCAGCTCACGCAGACCCTGCAGTCGCAGCTTGAAGCCATCGAGGAAACTGTAAGGCAGTTCCGAGACCAAAAGTATGCTGAGTTTGAAGCATACAAAGACAGAGCACAAAGGGATCACAAGATATTAGCTAG TATTGTAAGCAAAACCCGAGACAGCCTGAACGGAGACGGCTTCCGGGTGGACACGTCCCTCGACAATGGACCCCCTTCACCGCAGCTACCTCCACTTCAGAGAAGAAGACTGTCTTCATTCAAAGATGCCAAAAAAACGTCACAGAATATTGTTAAG CACAACAGGGAACTTCCCCCAGAAGAAGATTCACTGGACGCAGAAGATATCTTCGACATAGAAGGGATGGACTCGCACAACCACATGATCTCAGACCAAGACGACTACGACGATTCTGATG TGGACGTCAGCAACGACGAAGGCATCCATATTGGACGCGGTCGCGGTGCAGCTAACCTCGACCTGGCGCGCTCGCTGCCCATCAACGTGCCCGTGTTCCCCGGCGAGCGCGCGCCCAGGGAGCCCGACACCGAC GAGGAGCCGCACGACATCGCGGCGAGCATCAAGGCGCTGGCGCGCTCCGTGCACGGCGACGTGTTCGAGCTGCCGCGCCCGCGCTTCAGCACGCAGATCTAA
- the LOC134666536 gene encoding uncharacterized protein LOC134666536 isoform X1 — MALCVCKCLNVTLGSDKVEDNVDIKKLELSPTEQRDIFFSEKLLSTPLNSLKSQVVQPALVCQRGVGRWTLHSCLACGQVTHAVSQDRPSTVLIPKATQTTQEKINNLKKTSNFSPVFNLLVPEVTSLDMKENVDTNNIVSDKKGWQPAQQAIGTLSKQLTQTLQSQLEAIEETVRQFRDQKYAEFEAYKDRAQRDHKILASIVSKTRDSLNGDGFRVDTSLDNGPPSPQLPPLQRRRLSSFKDAKKTSQNIVKHNRELPPEEDSLDAEDIFDIEGMDSHNHMISDQDDYDDSDVDVSNDEGIHIGRGRGAANLDLARSLPINVPVFPGERAPREPDTDVSTEPHDIAASIKALARSVHGDVFELPRPRFSTQI, encoded by the exons ATGGCTCTCTGTGTTTGTAAATGCCTAAATGTAACATTAGGAAGTGATAAAGTAGAAGATAATGTAGATATAAAAAAATTGGAGTTATCACCCACGGAACAAAGGGATATTTTTTTCAGTGAG aaaTTGCTTTCAACGCCATTGAATTCCCTGAAGAGTCAAGTGGTACAACCAGCCCTGGTGTGCCAGCGAGGCGTGGGCCGTTGGACGCTGCACTCCTGCCTGGCCTGCGGGCAGGTCACGCACGCCGTCTCACAGGACAGGCCTAGTACTGTTCTCATTCCCAAAGCCACACAA ACCACACAAGAGAAAATAAATAATCTTAAGAAGACAAGCAATTTTTCACCAGTTTTTAACTTACTTGTGCCAGAAGTAACAAGTTTAGACATGAAAGAGAATGTGGACACAAACAATATAGTTAGTGATAAGAAAGGCTGGCAGCCGGCACAGCAGGCCATCGGCACGCTGAGCAAGCAGCTCACGCAGACCCTGCAGTCGCAGCTTGAAGCCATCGAGGAAACTGTAAGGCAGTTCCGAGACCAAAAGTATGCTGAGTTTGAAGCATACAAAGACAGAGCACAAAGGGATCACAAGATATTAGCTAG TATTGTAAGCAAAACCCGAGACAGCCTGAACGGAGACGGCTTCCGGGTGGACACGTCCCTCGACAATGGACCCCCTTCACCGCAGCTACCTCCACTTCAGAGAAGAAGACTGTCTTCATTCAAAGATGCCAAAAAAACGTCACAGAATATTGTTAAG CACAACAGGGAACTTCCCCCAGAAGAAGATTCACTGGACGCAGAAGATATCTTCGACATAGAAGGGATGGACTCGCACAACCACATGATCTCAGACCAAGACGACTACGACGATTCTGATG TGGACGTCAGCAACGACGAAGGCATCCATATTGGACGCGGTCGCGGTGCAGCTAACCTCGACCTGGCGCGCTCGCTGCCCATCAACGTGCCCGTGTTCCCCGGCGAGCGCGCGCCCAGGGAGCCCGACACCGACGTGAGTACC GAGCCGCACGACATCGCGGCGAGCATCAAGGCGCTGGCGCGCTCCGTGCACGGCGACGTGTTCGAGCTGCCGCGCCCGCGCTTCAGCACGCAGATCTAA